A portion of the Catalinimonas alkaloidigena genome contains these proteins:
- a CDS encoding PPK2 family polyphosphate kinase: MKLADYSPAPPDEADKSKIKEETEHLLQTIQERQKMLYAQGKYSLLVILQGLDAAGKDGAINDVFSGLNLLGIGVTAFKAPSELEKSYDFLWRVHREVPARGMIRVFNRSHYEDVLVPKVEQWVDEETVTRRYAHINHFEQLLADHGTVLLKFYLHKSQEEQLKDLTERVTNPQKYWKHNDGDWQIIPKRDLYLDAYEQIFAHCSEVAPWHIVPANKNWYKSYCIAKQVAATLEALPLAWPSLG; encoded by the coding sequence ATGAAGCTAGCCGACTACTCGCCCGCGCCTCCCGACGAGGCCGACAAAAGCAAGATCAAAGAAGAAACCGAGCATCTGTTGCAAACCATTCAAGAGCGGCAGAAAATGCTCTACGCGCAGGGAAAATACAGCCTGTTGGTGATTTTGCAAGGCCTGGACGCTGCGGGAAAAGACGGTGCCATCAACGATGTGTTCAGTGGGTTGAACCTGCTGGGCATAGGCGTGACGGCCTTCAAGGCGCCTTCGGAGTTAGAGAAGTCGTACGATTTTCTGTGGCGGGTGCATCGGGAAGTGCCCGCGCGCGGCATGATCCGGGTCTTCAACCGCTCGCATTACGAAGACGTGTTGGTGCCGAAAGTGGAACAGTGGGTCGACGAAGAAACCGTCACGCGGCGCTACGCGCACATCAACCACTTCGAACAGCTGCTGGCCGACCACGGCACCGTTCTGCTGAAATTTTACCTGCACAAGTCGCAGGAAGAACAGCTGAAAGACCTGACCGAGCGCGTTACCAATCCGCAGAAGTACTGGAAACATAACGACGGCGACTGGCAGATCATCCCGAAACGGGACCTATACCTGGACGCTTACGAGCAGATTTTTGCGCACTGTTCTGAGGTAGCGCCGTGGCACATTGTCCCGGCGAACAAAAACTGGTACAAGTCCTATTGCATTGCCAAACAGGTGGCCGCCACGCTGGAAGCCCTGCCACTGGCCTGGCCTTCCCTGGGGTAA